One part of the Acidobacteriota bacterium genome encodes these proteins:
- a CDS encoding KH domain-containing protein, producing MRLLVEEIAKALVDEPEQVQVSAIAGEQNTVLELRVAPNDLGKVIGKQGRTARSIRTILGAASMKLKKRYTLEILE from the coding sequence ATGCGATTGCTGGTCGAAGAGATCGCCAAGGCACTGGTAGACGAGCCCGAGCAAGTGCAAGTGAGCGCGATCGCGGGGGAGCAGAACACCGTCCTCGAGTTGCGTGTCGCTCCCAACGATCTGGGCAAGGTCATCGGCAAACAAGGACGCACGGCGCGTTCTATCCGCACCATCCTGGGCGCCGCCAGCATGAAGCTGAAGAAACGCTACACGCTGGAGATCCTGGAATGA
- the rimM gene encoding ribosome maturation factor RimM (Essential for efficient processing of 16S rRNA): protein MRVEGSSIADQAFITVARVVRAQGRRGEVAADLHTDFPERFAERKQLSALAPDGSRRRLQLEEFWLHKGRVVLKFAGVDSITDAEALAGYEVQVPAAERVPLPEGAAYISDLVGTALYDGAKFVGKVSDVQAGAGAAPLLVVKVGDRELLVPFVTEFIKSLDLPGKRLEMALPAGLLDLDAPLTEEEKQEQQSGQTDRDEV, encoded by the coding sequence GTGAGAGTCGAGGGAAGCAGCATCGCAGACCAGGCGTTCATCACCGTAGCGCGCGTCGTCCGCGCGCAAGGACGCCGCGGCGAGGTCGCTGCCGACTTGCATACGGATTTCCCTGAGCGATTCGCGGAGCGTAAGCAGCTTTCCGCGCTCGCGCCCGATGGCTCGCGACGTAGGCTGCAGTTGGAAGAGTTCTGGCTGCACAAGGGCCGCGTGGTGCTGAAGTTCGCGGGCGTGGATTCCATCACCGACGCCGAAGCGCTCGCCGGTTACGAAGTGCAGGTGCCGGCGGCCGAGCGGGTGCCGCTGCCGGAAGGTGCGGCATACATCAGCGACCTCGTGGGCACGGCGCTCTACGATGGCGCCAAGTTCGTGGGAAAAGTTTCGGATGTGCAGGCGGGCGCAGGTGCGGCGCCGCTGCTGGTGGTGAAAGTGGGCGACCGCGAGTTGCTGGTCCCCTTCGTCACCGAGTTTATTAAGAGTTTGGATCTACCGGGCAAGCGGCTGGAGATGGCGCTGCCCGCCGGATTGCTGGACTTGGACGCTCCCCTCACCGAGGAGGAGAAACAGGAGCAGCAGTCAGGCCAGACGGACCGCGATGAAGTTTGA